Proteins encoded within one genomic window of Sphingosinicella ginsenosidimutans:
- a CDS encoding sulfite exporter TauE/SafE family protein → MIAPLDFLLLLIAAFGAGCVNAIAGGGSIFTFPVLLAVGVPPVSANITNTVALCPGYVGGVVGQWRDLAGQGRRLAILLPVAALGGVIGAWLLTRTSDRTFMTLVPALVLAASALLAVQEPLRRRLSGGTRRIALGWAIAPVAIAAVYGGYFGAGVSVIFLALIGIAIEDSLTRLNALKQAMSLAANVTAALYFATSGGIVWPIAGVMAVGALAGGAAGGRLASLVRPGTLRVVVVVGGLVLAGYFAFEAAA, encoded by the coding sequence GTGATCGCGCCGCTCGATTTCCTGCTCCTCCTCATCGCCGCCTTCGGCGCCGGTTGCGTGAACGCGATTGCGGGCGGCGGATCGATCTTCACCTTCCCGGTGCTGCTGGCCGTCGGCGTGCCGCCGGTATCGGCCAACATCACCAACACCGTCGCGCTCTGCCCCGGCTATGTCGGCGGCGTAGTCGGCCAGTGGCGCGACCTCGCCGGGCAGGGACGGCGGCTGGCGATCCTGCTCCCGGTCGCGGCGCTCGGCGGGGTGATCGGCGCCTGGCTGCTCACCCGGACCAGCGACCGCACCTTCATGACGCTGGTGCCGGCGCTGGTGCTCGCCGCCAGCGCCCTGCTCGCGGTGCAGGAGCCGCTGCGGCGGCGCCTCAGCGGCGGCACGCGCCGGATCGCGCTCGGCTGGGCGATCGCCCCGGTCGCGATCGCCGCCGTCTATGGCGGCTATTTCGGCGCCGGGGTGAGCGTCATCTTCCTCGCCCTGATCGGCATCGCGATCGAGGACAGCCTGACCCGGCTCAATGCGCTCAAGCAGGCGATGTCTCTCGCCGCCAATGTCACCGCCGCCCTCTATTTCGCGACGAGCGGCGGCATCGTCTGGCCGATCGCCGGGGTGATGGCGGTCGGCGCTCTCGCCGGCGGCGCGGCCGGCGGGCGGCTCGCGAGCCTGGTCAGGCCCGGCACGCTGCGCGTCGTCGTGGTCGTCGGCGGCCTTGTCCTCGCCGGCTATTTCGCCTTCGAGGCCGCCGCCTGA